One segment of Methylotuvimicrobium sp. KM2 DNA contains the following:
- a CDS encoding inactive transglutaminase family protein — translation MKNLHVNVLAFILVGLSVAVTYYKVTELNLPLLPVEDEIIWAVEAKVSYKPSPGPSKVDLMLPKQIPGYMFLDENFVSGRYGLTLESVNHNRIAQWAVRRPAGEQTLYYRMQIVPGEKEAFTDKKVPYPEEPEYPEILQTAVSALLDDVRSKSADIKSFTQELLRRLNAPSPDDNVKIIKKDAAGPEAWMKRVIDVLHGARIPTRQVNILMLKDGARHSKLVPWLQVHNGEQWLTFDPHSGASGFPENSIIWYYGSAPLLKVTGGRSEKIDFSVYKQSLGLAAVTQKRIGKIDSPIMEFSLFHLPIQTQNVYRILLMMPIGALLIVVLRNVVGFKTFGTFMPILIGMAFRETGLSWGLFLFGLLIAFGLMLRFYLEYLRLLLVPRLASVLIIVVILMTLLSLMSHKMGIDRGLSVALFPMVIISMTIERMSLVWEEHGPSEALQQCIGSLFIASIGYLLMSHPVLEHLIFVFPELLLTFLAFTLLLGRYTGYRLTELWRFRSVIKG, via the coding sequence TTGAAAAACCTTCATGTCAATGTTTTGGCGTTTATCCTGGTCGGGTTGAGCGTCGCGGTCACATATTACAAAGTTACTGAGCTAAATCTGCCTTTGTTGCCGGTCGAGGATGAGATTATTTGGGCTGTGGAAGCCAAGGTAAGCTATAAACCTTCTCCCGGCCCTTCCAAAGTCGATTTGATGTTGCCGAAACAAATCCCCGGATATATGTTTTTGGATGAAAACTTTGTTTCAGGTCGATACGGTCTTACCCTTGAAAGCGTCAATCATAATCGAATCGCTCAGTGGGCGGTTCGGCGCCCGGCAGGCGAACAGACATTGTATTACCGGATGCAAATCGTTCCTGGTGAAAAAGAAGCTTTTACCGATAAGAAAGTTCCTTATCCTGAAGAGCCCGAGTATCCGGAAATCTTGCAGACGGCCGTTTCGGCATTGTTGGACGATGTCAGAAGCAAATCGGCGGATATCAAATCCTTTACTCAAGAGTTGTTGCGAAGGTTGAATGCGCCAAGCCCCGACGACAATGTCAAAATAATCAAAAAAGACGCGGCCGGCCCCGAAGCGTGGATGAAGCGAGTGATCGATGTTTTGCATGGGGCGAGGATTCCGACTCGTCAAGTTAACATCCTGATGCTAAAGGATGGGGCAAGACACAGTAAGCTGGTGCCCTGGCTTCAGGTGCATAACGGTGAACAATGGTTGACCTTTGATCCGCATTCGGGGGCATCCGGTTTTCCTGAAAATTCAATCATTTGGTATTACGGAAGCGCGCCCTTACTTAAAGTGACAGGAGGACGATCGGAAAAGATCGACTTTTCGGTGTATAAGCAGTCGCTTGGATTGGCAGCGGTAACCCAGAAGCGAATCGGTAAAATCGATTCGCCGATTATGGAGTTCTCGCTATTCCATTTACCGATTCAAACACAAAATGTTTACCGGATTTTATTGATGATGCCGATCGGCGCCTTGTTGATCGTTGTTTTGAGAAATGTCGTCGGCTTTAAAACATTCGGTACGTTCATGCCGATTTTGATCGGGATGGCGTTTCGAGAGACCGGCTTATCTTGGGGGCTTTTTTTATTTGGTTTGCTCATCGCATTCGGTTTGATGCTGCGTTTTTATTTGGAGTATTTGCGTTTGCTGCTGGTGCCGAGGCTCGCGAGTGTGCTGATCATCGTTGTGATATTGATGACGTTGCTAAGCTTGATGAGTCATAAAATGGGCATCGATCGCGGATTATCCGTAGCCTTGTTCCCGATGGTCATCATTTCGATGACGATTGAACGAATGTCCTTGGTTTGGGAAGAGCACGGACCTTCGGAGGCGCTGCAACAGTGCATCGGTAGTTTATTCATTGCATCGATCGGTTATTTGCTGATGTCGCATCCCGTACTCGAGCATCTTATTTTTGTATTTCCCGAATTGTTATTGACATTTTTGGCGTTCACCTTACTGTTAGGTCGCTATACCGGCTATCGCTTAACTGAGTTGTGGCGGTTTCGTTCCGTCATAAAAGGATAG
- a CDS encoding ATP-dependent zinc protease, with protein sequence MLSPFGRASAYEDRKIIAGWVEDIILSPAQIRFRAKLDTGARTSSIHAKNVEQFERDGQSWVRFTLPKGLEKKAQATTVELPVVRETLIKRHKLESARRFVVEFGFCMNSNYYETEFTLADRGNYIYPVLLGRRFLENKVIVDPGVTHKYSKKIKNIICSPGFPESVVEE encoded by the coding sequence ATGTTAAGTCCTTTTGGTCGAGCCAGCGCATATGAAGATCGAAAAATTATCGCAGGGTGGGTGGAAGACATTATTCTATCTCCGGCACAAATACGGTTTCGAGCAAAGCTTGATACCGGTGCGAGAACCTCTTCGATCCATGCTAAAAATGTTGAACAGTTCGAGCGGGACGGGCAAAGCTGGGTTCGTTTTACATTACCGAAAGGTTTGGAAAAAAAAGCTCAAGCGACTACTGTAGAGTTGCCTGTTGTCAGGGAAACGCTAATTAAAAGACATAAATTGGAATCGGCGAGACGTTTCGTTGTGGAATTCGGGTTTTGTATGAATTCGAATTATTACGAGACGGAGTTCACATTGGCTGACAGAGGCAACTATATTTATCCGGTCTTGCTAGGTCGTCGCTTTTTGGAAAATAAGGTCATTGTCGATCCAGGCGTGACGCATAAATATTCGAAAAAAATAAAAAATATTATTTGCTCTCCAGGCTTTCCGGAGTCGGTCGTGGAAGAATAA